A single genomic interval of bacterium harbors:
- the tnpA gene encoding IS200/IS605 family transposase, producing MENRTTSSYASLSHSKWNCKYHIIFVPKYRKKILYGKVRQFLAEVFHELASQKGCKIEKGNMVQDHVHMLISIPPKYSVAEVVGFIKGKSAIAVARRFGGRARNFNGERLWARGYAVSTVGFEKAQIYAYIKTKINLILLVTMNPVNFKTT from the coding sequence ATGGAAAACAGAACAACATCATCATATGCAAGTTTAAGTCATTCGAAATGGAACTGCAAATATCACATAATATTTGTTCCGAAATACCGGAAGAAAATTTTGTACGGAAAAGTCAGGCAATTTTTGGCGGAAGTATTTCATGAATTGGCGAGTCAAAAAGGATGTAAAATAGAGAAAGGGAATATGGTTCAGGATCATGTTCATATGTTGATAAGTATACCGCCAAAATATTCTGTAGCAGAAGTTGTAGGATTTATCAAAGGTAAAAGTGCGATAGCTGTTGCGCGAAGGTTTGGTGGAAGAGCAAGGAATTTTAACGGTGAACGATTGTGGGCACGAGGTTATGCTGTTTCTACTGTTGGTTTTGAAAAAGCACAGATATACGCTTACATCAAAACCAAAATCAACTTGATTCTCTTGGTTACGATGAATCCGGTGAATTTTAAAACGACTTAG
- a CDS encoding rhodanese-related sulfurtransferase gives MSKIILFYKYVDIQYPKRIAKWQQKICSDLQLKGRVIIAHEGINSTLGGTDQQIERYKRLMEQHELFGSIDFKESAGGADCFPRLSIKVKNEIVRMGVDPAVLTIKQGGQHLMPEKVHELLNKNPEDLVILDTRNRCESDIGAFQGALKADIRYFREFPDYIDKNIDLFKDKQVLMYCTGGVRCERATAYLNVKNVAKKIYQLEGGIHRYIEKYPDGFFRGKNYVFDGRLSVASNEDILSRCALCQKTCDEYNNCLNASCNKHFVCCQGCKQQFHGTCGPACQTLVSQAAVPIRPEFKVVKV, from the coding sequence GTGAGCAAAATTATTCTTTTTTACAAATATGTCGATATTCAGTATCCAAAGCGCATTGCAAAGTGGCAGCAGAAAATCTGTTCGGATTTGCAGTTGAAAGGTCGTGTGATTATTGCGCACGAGGGCATTAATAGTACCCTTGGTGGCACAGACCAGCAGATTGAGCGATACAAACGATTAATGGAGCAGCATGAGCTGTTTGGATCGATCGATTTCAAAGAAAGTGCGGGTGGTGCAGACTGTTTTCCACGGCTTTCTATTAAAGTAAAAAATGAGATTGTGCGCATGGGCGTTGACCCTGCTGTTTTGACAATTAAGCAGGGTGGGCAGCATCTGATGCCAGAAAAGGTTCATGAACTTTTAAACAAAAATCCAGAGGATCTTGTTATTTTGGATACGAGAAACAGGTGCGAATCGGATATCGGTGCGTTTCAGGGTGCGCTTAAAGCGGATATTAGATATTTTAGAGAGTTTCCTGACTATATTGATAAAAACATCGATCTGTTTAAGGACAAGCAGGTTTTGATGTACTGCACCGGTGGCGTGCGTTGTGAGCGTGCAACTGCCTATCTGAATGTCAAGAATGTAGCCAAAAAGATCTATCAGTTGGAAGGTGGCATTCATCGGTATATTGAAAAATATCCAGACGGTTTTTTTCGTGGTAAAAACTATGTTTTTGACGGTCGTCTGTCAGTTGCTTCAAATGAGGATATTTTGAGCCGTTGTGCGTTGTGTCAAAAGACCTGCGATGAATATAACAACTGTCTGAATGCATCCTGCAATAAACATTTTGTCTGTTGTCAAGGCTGCAAACAGCAGTTTCATGGTACATGCGGGCCAGCATGTCAAACCCTGGTCAGTCAAGCGGCCGTGCCGATCCGTCCTGAATTTAAAGTAGTAAAAGTATGA
- the murB gene encoding UDP-N-acetylmuramate dehydrogenase: protein MNEHLLFDRFDGLIQENVSLKDKNWFQTGGCAWYFAAPSTTEQFQATIGFAIQKSVPLFMLGQGANILVSDDGFAGLVIQPKLNEIIQTTENRADIAHIVAGAGVSMATLIDWCLERNFVGLEEFSGIPSSVGGAVYINLHYFEFLLQQFLVSAKLIHAKTAQLEVVGAEWFDFRYDYSKLHTKTHYLASATFAVKHVSKIEAAYAKGRSVEIIRHRAFKYPQNNTCGCFFRNFRESEVPFEINGKKMLSAAYYLDSVGVKGSLRVGGAVVSQKHANMIVNDGTATSQQIIELALQMQEIVKKRYGLLLQPECQFLGIDKTIFGV from the coding sequence ATGAATGAGCACCTTTTGTTTGATCGTTTTGATGGGCTTATTCAGGAAAATGTCAGTTTAAAAGATAAAAACTGGTTTCAAACGGGCGGCTGCGCATGGTATTTTGCCGCACCTTCAACCACTGAGCAGTTTCAGGCTACTATTGGCTTTGCCATTCAAAAGTCAGTACCGCTTTTTATGTTAGGGCAGGGTGCCAATATTCTGGTAAGCGATGATGGATTTGCAGGGCTTGTCATTCAGCCCAAGCTCAATGAGATTATTCAAACAACTGAAAATCGGGCCGATATTGCACATATTGTTGCAGGTGCTGGTGTTTCAATGGCCACGTTGATTGACTGGTGTCTGGAGCGAAATTTTGTAGGACTTGAAGAGTTTAGTGGCATTCCCAGCAGTGTTGGTGGAGCTGTGTATATAAATCTGCATTATTTTGAGTTTTTGTTGCAGCAGTTTTTGGTTTCCGCCAAGCTCATTCATGCCAAAACTGCGCAACTTGAAGTTGTTGGTGCCGAATGGTTTGATTTTAGGTATGATTATTCAAAACTTCATACAAAAACCCACTATTTGGCATCAGCAACCTTTGCAGTCAAACATGTCAGTAAAATTGAGGCTGCGTATGCAAAGGGCAGAAGTGTTGAGATTATCAGGCATCGAGCGTTTAAATATCCACAAAATAATACGTGTGGCTGTTTTTTCAGGAATTTTCGGGAAAGTGAAGTTCCTTTTGAAATCAATGGCAAAAAGATGTTGTCCGCAGCCTATTATCTTGATTCAGTAGGTGTTAAAGGCTCCCTGCGTGTTGGTGGTGCAGTTGTTTCGCAAAAGCATGCGAATATGATTGTCAACGATGGTACTGCGACCAGCCAACAGATTATTGAACTTGCTTTGCAGATGCAGGAGATTGTCAAAAAGCGATACGGGCTGCTGTTGCAGCCGGAATGCCAGTTTTTGGGTATTGATAAAACGATTTTTGGTGTTTAA
- a CDS encoding orotidine 5'-phosphate decarboxylase, whose translation MKMQISFDLTDLEKAIELAKNVESHADIFEIGTLLVYKYGIEAVKLFRETFPQKQLLVDTKIVDRARESIAIFEPFNVQFLTVMAEANKDTLQTACTHAQNAKIKLMLDLSDSHTPGQSAMEAKTLGFHGLIIHNTEDHIEPMTLIEKWEMVRGNTNLPIFIGGKINRQLMPTMHTLKPEGIIVGSAILKAQDPATEASYFYEECQK comes from the coding sequence ATGAAAATGCAAATCTCATTTGACTTAACAGATTTAGAAAAAGCGATTGAGCTAGCAAAAAATGTTGAATCACACGCCGATATATTTGAAATTGGCACATTGCTTGTATATAAATATGGTATTGAAGCAGTCAAGCTTTTCAGGGAAACGTTTCCACAAAAACAGCTTCTTGTTGATACAAAAATCGTTGATCGCGCACGAGAGTCGATAGCCATTTTTGAGCCATTTAATGTACAGTTTCTCACTGTCATGGCAGAAGCAAATAAGGATACTCTGCAAACAGCCTGCACCCATGCTCAAAATGCAAAAATAAAACTGATGCTTGATCTTTCAGATTCCCATACACCAGGGCAATCGGCAATGGAGGCAAAAACACTCGGCTTTCATGGTCTTATTATTCACAACACGGAAGACCACATCGAACCGATGACACTTATTGAAAAATGGGAGATGGTACGAGGCAATACAAATTTACCTATTTTTATCGGCGGCAAAATCAATCGACAGCTCATGCCAACAATGCATACACTCAAACCGGAAGGAATTATTGTTGGATCAGCAATTTTGAAAGCTCAGGATCCAGCAACAGAGGCTTCCTATTTTTACGAAGAATGTCAAAAATAA
- the rsmG gene encoding 16S rRNA (guanine(527)-N(7))-methyltransferase RsmG — MSGQVQKIVPEDFLDERQREQLSEYANLLVEWNKKFNLTAILEQQSIMQDHFQDSLSLGCIVDLHHTKGLVDVGSGGGFPGLPLKIAFPDLRVVLVEVNEKKCLFLEAVIKALNLKHVELCAYDWRSFLRNTSYPIDLVCARASLQPSELIRMFKTSTPYYQATLFYWASCHWKVDRQIAPFVDLVWPYQVGQKQRALVRMKRVLDEKFPMKEQQ, encoded by the coding sequence ATGTCAGGTCAGGTTCAAAAAATAGTACCAGAAGATTTTTTAGACGAACGTCAGAGGGAACAGCTTTCTGAATATGCGAATCTGCTTGTAGAATGGAACAAAAAGTTTAATCTTACTGCTATTCTTGAGCAACAATCAATCATGCAAGATCATTTTCAAGATTCACTTTCTTTGGGATGTATAGTTGATTTGCATCATACAAAAGGACTTGTTGACGTGGGGAGCGGCGGGGGGTTTCCGGGATTGCCCCTTAAAATTGCTTTTCCAGATTTACGTGTAGTATTAGTTGAAGTTAATGAGAAAAAGTGCCTTTTTTTAGAAGCAGTTATTAAAGCATTAAATTTGAAGCATGTTGAACTATGTGCGTATGATTGGCGCTCCTTTTTAAGAAATACCAGTTATCCGATAGACCTTGTGTGCGCCAGGGCATCTTTGCAGCCTTCGGAATTAATAAGAATGTTTAAAACATCTACGCCATATTATCAGGCAACGCTTTTTTATTGGGCCTCATGTCACTGGAAGGTTGATAGGCAAATTGCGCCCTTTGTTGATCTGGTATGGCCCTATCAGGTTGGGCAAAAACAGCGAGCTTTAGTACGTATGAAACGTGTATTGGACGAAAAATTTCCTATGAAAGAACAGCAATGA
- a CDS encoding MATE family efflux transporter, with protein MKQNIISQYIEDIRSDENGQPYAAILRYFIPEFITNLIVYSMPIWLDSFFVAALESTATYATLGATNNVIHLGIKIAEALSVSTIVLSGQFNGQQNYKKAGETLRDAFWVTCFVGLFFAGILFFGSGSIYRWYGVSEDIIEIGTPYLRLRAIGLLLMFVYFAFVGFLRGIKNTHSPMKIFVAGAIIFTISDYILIFGKVGFEPMGLQGSAIATILQYGFMVIAALFYILFNEKNRKYGVELFSILHAKHEIYRFCTISWPIILDKATIACAYIWLGKMISPLGTEAVAAFSAIKDMERMAFLPAIAFAQIITFLISNDIGANDIKAVKVNIKKTLLLAGFMVSGILVVMVVKTNFFLSLFDRQGEFTYLVLQTFPYISVCVIFDLTQIILSAALRGSGNVQIVMMIRLFVVILFFVPISYLFSTIEQFSIASKILLVYGSFYIGNGIMSLLYVLMFRSEKWKSTIVENA; from the coding sequence ATGAAACAAAATATTATTTCACAGTATATTGAGGATATTCGTAGTGATGAAAATGGTCAACCGTATGCAGCAATTTTAAGGTATTTCATCCCGGAATTTATCACTAACTTAATTGTATATTCAATGCCAATCTGGTTGGACTCATTTTTTGTTGCAGCATTAGAATCCACTGCAACATATGCAACACTTGGTGCGACCAATAATGTTATCCATTTGGGAATTAAAATTGCCGAAGCTTTATCCGTAAGCACCATTGTTTTGAGTGGCCAGTTTAATGGGCAACAGAATTACAAAAAAGCAGGTGAAACACTTCGAGATGCATTTTGGGTCACCTGTTTTGTAGGACTTTTTTTTGCGGGCATTCTGTTTTTTGGGTCAGGTTCGATTTATCGCTGGTATGGTGTTTCAGAAGATATCATTGAAATAGGAACGCCCTATCTGCGCCTGCGGGCGATTGGACTCCTTTTGATGTTTGTTTATTTTGCCTTTGTTGGTTTTTTGCGGGGTATCAAAAATACGCATTCTCCCATGAAAATTTTTGTAGCCGGTGCAATTATTTTTACCATTTCTGATTATATTTTAATATTTGGAAAGGTTGGTTTTGAACCTATGGGGCTGCAAGGGTCGGCGATTGCTACCATTTTGCAATACGGTTTTATGGTTATTGCTGCACTATTTTATATTCTGTTCAATGAAAAGAACCGCAAATATGGAGTTGAACTGTTTTCTATTTTGCACGCAAAACATGAAATATACCGTTTTTGTACAATCAGTTGGCCTATTATTTTGGACAAGGCTACGATTGCGTGTGCATATATCTGGTTGGGAAAAATGATTTCACCATTGGGAACCGAGGCGGTTGCGGCTTTTAGTGCGATTAAAGATATGGAACGCATGGCTTTTCTGCCTGCCATTGCGTTTGCGCAGATCATTACGTTTTTAATTAGCAATGATATCGGCGCAAACGATATTAAAGCGGTGAAGGTAAATATAAAAAAAACACTACTTTTAGCTGGATTCATGGTGAGTGGTATTCTAGTGGTAATGGTTGTAAAAACAAATTTTTTTTTGAGCCTTTTTGACAGACAGGGTGAGTTTACATATCTGGTTTTGCAGACATTTCCTTATATCAGTGTATGCGTGATCTTTGATCTTACTCAGATTATATTGTCAGCTGCTTTACGTGGATCGGGAAATGTGCAGATAGTTATGATGATTCGACTGTTTGTGGTCATTCTTTTTTTTGTGCCGATTTCCTATCTATTTAGTACGATTGAACAGTTTTCTATCGCATCAAAAATACTCTTGGTCTACGGATCATTTTATATTGGCAATGGGATTATGAGTCTGTTATATGTTTTGATGTTTCGATCAGAAAAATGGAAGTCGACAATTGTTGAAAATGCTTAA
- the gatA gene encoding Asp-tRNA(Asn)/Glu-tRNA(Gln) amidotransferase subunit GatA — MKDLAYCSIKELRTLLDAKKISAQELFDFYKGRVKQFNSELQALLEDFEYESFGFDHKNMLSGIPGVLKDNICIQGKIASCGSNILKNYKAPYDATVTKRLKKAGVTFVGRANMDEFAMGSSTETSAFAKTKNPWDVSRVPGGSSGGSAVAVAAGYTPFALGTETGGSVRQPAGFCNIVGYKPTYGLISRYGLVAYGSSLDQAGIFARSAEDVAVVLSVLAGVDEHDSSSLQVQPKDYAQNIDSCEVAGLKIGIVENTLQAEGMDPEIAAAVENAAKFYESKGAVIKRIKLSTLDYGAATYFIISRAEAASNLARFDGVRYGHRAKDTHGIANMYQKTRYEGFGAEVRKRIMVGNYVLSAGHAGQFYENARRVVRLMRHEVKQAFANEVDMVIMPTSSVPAFKFGAFEMNKLQMDLQDYFTCPANLLGIPAVSLPCGFTKSGLPIGFQLLASHLDDERMLQVAHYYQKHTDWHSKRPSLV, encoded by the coding sequence ATGAAAGATCTAGCGTACTGTTCAATAAAAGAGTTGCGTACTCTGTTGGATGCTAAAAAAATCTCTGCACAAGAGCTATTTGATTTTTATAAAGGACGTGTAAAACAGTTTAATTCAGAATTGCAAGCACTGCTTGAAGATTTTGAGTATGAATCATTTGGGTTTGATCATAAAAATATGCTCTCAGGCATTCCGGGTGTTTTGAAAGACAATATCTGTATACAAGGAAAAATCGCATCATGCGGTTCAAATATCTTAAAAAATTACAAAGCACCATACGATGCAACCGTCACTAAACGACTCAAAAAGGCGGGGGTTACCTTTGTAGGTCGTGCAAATATGGATGAGTTTGCAATGGGCAGTTCAACCGAAACTTCAGCCTTTGCAAAAACAAAAAATCCTTGGGATGTATCGCGAGTGCCTGGTGGCTCAAGCGGTGGTTCGGCAGTCGCGGTTGCTGCTGGGTATACGCCTTTTGCATTAGGAACAGAAACGGGCGGATCGGTCAGGCAACCTGCCGGTTTTTGTAATATTGTGGGATACAAACCAACGTATGGTCTTATTTCACGTTATGGCCTTGTTGCATACGGTTCTTCACTTGATCAGGCGGGAATTTTTGCACGTTCAGCAGAAGATGTGGCGGTTGTACTGTCGGTTTTGGCTGGTGTTGATGAACATGATTCCTCTTCGTTGCAGGTACAACCAAAAGACTATGCACAAAATATCGATTCATGTGAGGTTGCAGGTTTGAAGATTGGCATTGTTGAAAATACACTGCAGGCTGAAGGCATGGACCCTGAAATTGCTGCCGCCGTTGAAAATGCTGCAAAGTTTTATGAATCAAAAGGTGCGGTTATCAAACGTATCAAGCTTTCAACGCTTGATTACGGAGCTGCAACCTATTTTATTATCAGCCGAGCAGAGGCAGCATCAAATCTGGCTCGTTTTGACGGTGTGCGCTACGGTCATCGTGCAAAAGATACGCATGGCATTGCTAATATGTATCAAAAAACGCGCTACGAAGGCTTTGGTGCTGAAGTTCGCAAACGAATTATGGTGGGAAACTATGTTCTGTCTGCAGGGCATGCAGGTCAGTTTTACGAAAATGCCCGTCGTGTGGTGCGACTAATGCGTCATGAAGTGAAACAGGCTTTTGCAAACGAAGTTGATATGGTTATCATGCCAACAAGCTCAGTTCCAGCATTCAAATTCGGCGCTTTTGAGATGAACAAGCTGCAGATGGACCTTCAGGACTATTTCACCTGTCCTGCAAACTTGCTTGGTATTCCAGCGGTTTCGTTGCCATGTGGATTTACAAAATCGGGTCTGCCGATCGGGTTCCAGCTGCTGGCAAGTCATCTTGACGATGAGCGTATGCTGCAGGTTGCGCACTATTATCAAAAACATACCGATTGGCACAGCAAAAGACCGTCTTTGGTATAA
- a CDS encoding rod shape-determining protein MreC: MQQGQPKNLLRSSLLLLCFIFFLRTAPFFNSVFAYLSSILIYPLLFVSQVYSFFFLPLLLYMSDFNQLQNRILILTQERDKAVKELVELKATLSYTKQTELLRLSASLYDHTNLVAIGGIMMRSLLKNEQFFLIDAGMNMKVETDMLVVHERCLVGKITEVYPFYSKAALITDQNCKLAVFVGTEQTGALYEVDDQLGPHLSYIEQPELIQNGDLVISSGQGAIFPYGFAIGTVVKNKQGSSYSLKLFTDLKNLRYCAILSRK, translated from the coding sequence ATGCAGCAAGGACAACCAAAAAATTTACTGCGCTCAAGCTTATTATTACTCTGTTTCATTTTTTTCTTGCGGACAGCTCCTTTTTTTAACAGCGTATTTGCCTATCTATCATCTATCTTGATCTATCCATTACTATTTGTATCACAGGTCTATTCATTCTTCTTTTTACCACTCTTACTTTACATGAGCGACTTTAATCAGCTACAAAACCGCATACTTATTTTAACACAAGAACGCGATAAAGCTGTCAAAGAGCTGGTAGAACTGAAAGCAACTCTCAGTTACACAAAACAGACCGAACTTCTGAGACTTTCTGCATCTTTATACGACCACACCAACCTGGTAGCAATTGGAGGTATCATGATGCGCTCTTTATTAAAAAATGAACAGTTTTTTCTCATTGATGCCGGCATGAACATGAAAGTTGAAACCGACATGCTCGTGGTACATGAACGCTGTTTAGTAGGAAAAATTACCGAGGTCTATCCATTTTACAGCAAAGCAGCGCTTATTACCGATCAAAACTGCAAACTAGCCGTTTTTGTTGGAACTGAACAAACAGGTGCATTATACGAAGTAGATGACCAGCTAGGACCTCATCTTTCGTATATTGAACAACCTGAGCTGATTCAAAATGGTGACCTTGTCATTTCCAGCGGCCAAGGGGCCATTTTTCCCTATGGATTTGCGATCGGAACGGTGGTTAAAAACAAACAGGGATCATCATATTCTCTTAAACTGTTTACGGATTTGAAAAACCTTCGTTACTGTGCTATTCTTTCAAGAAAATAA
- the murA gene encoding UDP-N-acetylglucosamine 1-carboxyvinyltransferase, whose translation MNRSFFSITHSPKLEGTVTVSGSKNASMVMLISSILAKGTSVFRNVPAIADIIEICKLLTNVGAQVVHDPTHSTVIINTEHITSTALSYEQMKTTRASILLLGPLLARFGYAQLGFPGGDSIGARPIDLHISALQKLGVITNTYPTYIQAQTNKLCPARIVLAYPSVGATENCLMAATLATGTTTIINAAIEPEVIDLIRLLQKMGAHIAIEAPATIKINGVKQLVPVEYTIMPDRLEAGALLIAAGMTQGDITVTNIKPDLLDVPLLKLEEMGFALTYTHGKPGVRIKATSRPKAISIKTGPYPQFPTDLQAPMMALCTIAKGTSIIDETVFENRMKHASELHRMGASINVSHNNKAVINGADELSGTSVAGEDIRAVCALVLAGLAAEGNTHVYGVAHWKRGFEKLDQSLNSVGASMTLVEKA comes from the coding sequence ATGAATCGATCATTTTTTTCAATCACACACTCCCCAAAACTCGAAGGCACGGTGACCGTGTCAGGTTCGAAAAATGCAAGCATGGTCATGCTCATATCTTCAATATTGGCAAAAGGAACGTCTGTGTTTCGCAACGTACCTGCAATTGCTGACATCATAGAAATCTGCAAACTTTTGACAAACGTAGGCGCACAGGTCGTACATGATCCAACTCACTCAACTGTAATCATCAATACGGAGCACATAACATCTACTGCCCTTTCGTATGAACAGATGAAAACAACACGAGCTTCAATTCTTTTGCTTGGACCCCTTTTGGCACGGTTTGGTTACGCACAGTTAGGATTTCCAGGAGGCGACAGCATTGGAGCGCGTCCTATTGACCTACATATTTCGGCTTTACAAAAACTTGGGGTAATCACCAATACCTATCCAACCTACATTCAGGCTCAAACAAACAAACTTTGCCCAGCACGAATCGTACTGGCCTACCCGAGTGTAGGAGCTACGGAAAACTGCCTCATGGCAGCAACGCTTGCAACAGGAACAACAACCATTATTAATGCTGCAATCGAACCAGAAGTAATTGATTTGATACGTCTTTTACAAAAAATGGGTGCACATATTGCCATTGAAGCCCCAGCAACTATAAAAATTAATGGTGTCAAACAGTTAGTACCCGTCGAATATACGATCATGCCTGATAGACTTGAGGCGGGAGCATTACTCATTGCAGCTGGAATGACACAGGGCGATATTACGGTAACCAATATAAAACCAGACCTATTGGACGTCCCTTTGCTAAAACTAGAAGAGATGGGGTTTGCACTAACGTATACTCACGGAAAGCCTGGCGTACGAATCAAAGCAACCAGCAGGCCAAAAGCCATTTCAATCAAAACTGGACCATATCCACAGTTTCCTACTGACCTGCAAGCGCCAATGATGGCATTATGCACGATTGCAAAGGGCACGAGTATTATTGACGAAACAGTCTTTGAAAATCGGATGAAACATGCAAGCGAGTTACATCGAATGGGCGCATCAATAAACGTAAGCCACAATAACAAAGCTGTCATCAATGGCGCTGACGAACTTAGCGGAACTTCCGTTGCCGGAGAGGATATCAGAGCAGTCTGCGCACTGGTACTTGCAGGCCTTGCAGCAGAAGGAAATACACACGTCTATGGCGTAGCGCATTGGAAACGGGGATTTGAAAAGCTCGATCAAAGTTTAAACTCAGTTGGTGCTTCAATGACACTTGTCGAAAAAGCTTAA
- a CDS encoding cysteine synthase family protein: protein MLNSLLDAIGNTPLVRLSTENTIDIYAKLEYCNPGGSVKDRSALYMIEYAEKKGLLKPGGTIVDASSGNHGVAVAMIGAIKGYPVIITVSEKISTEKLETIKAYGAKVVVCPATSFIDDPQGYHSVARRIAAETPGSFMPDQYFNIVNAKAHYALLGPELWRQTNGRITHFFAAAGTGGTVSGAGRYLKEQNPAIKVIALDAQTSFYSSKGNPKPYKIEGMGIDFVSPVMDYSIVDEIIPVADEDALVMLKLLPKKYGILAGMSSGAVAYGALHYCQNLPKDSLAVMIFGDSGRAYLSKNLF, encoded by the coding sequence ATGCTGAATTCACTTCTGGATGCCATTGGCAATACACCATTGGTACGATTATCGACAGAAAACACTATTGATATCTACGCAAAACTCGAATATTGCAACCCTGGCGGTAGCGTCAAAGACCGTTCAGCACTGTACATGATCGAGTACGCGGAAAAAAAAGGACTTTTAAAGCCGGGCGGAACGATAGTTGATGCATCTTCAGGTAATCATGGAGTCGCCGTTGCCATGATCGGTGCTATCAAAGGCTATCCAGTCATTATTACCGTTTCAGAAAAGATCAGCACTGAAAAATTAGAAACGATCAAAGCATACGGAGCCAAGGTAGTGGTCTGCCCCGCAACCTCTTTTATTGATGATCCGCAGGGATATCACTCGGTCGCTCGTCGCATCGCGGCGGAAACACCCGGATCGTTTATGCCTGATCAATATTTCAATATCGTCAATGCCAAAGCACATTATGCATTATTGGGACCAGAACTATGGCGTCAAACCAACGGCAGAATAACCCATTTTTTTGCAGCAGCAGGCACCGGAGGCACCGTCAGTGGCGCAGGCCGCTATCTGAAAGAACAGAATCCTGCGATTAAAGTAATTGCACTGGACGCACAGACCTCATTTTATTCAAGCAAAGGCAACCCAAAACCATATAAAATTGAAGGAATGGGAATAGATTTTGTTTCGCCAGTCATGGATTATTCGATCGTTGACGAGATTATTCCTGTTGCAGACGAGGATGCCTTGGTAATGCTCAAACTGTTGCCAAAAAAGTATGGCATTTTAGCGGGCATGAGCAGCGGAGCAGTAGCATACGGTGCGTTGCACTATTGCCAAAACCTACCAAAAGACTCACTTGCAGTTATGATTTTTGGTGATTCTGGCAGAGCATATCTTTCTAAAAATCTTTTTTAA
- a CDS encoding F0F1 ATP synthase subunit A, with translation MINVSLTADHFWDLSSLLGVEKNNLLLVNSTTVLHTWVIMGLLFLSILVIKLISRHNTFVYNCIMGVVAFLCDTVEQSIGFFTPMHICFVGSLFIFILSCNIAPIIPWLEEPTQDLNTTLALGLSGFFYTQIAAIRSMGLWHYIKTEFFSPLWLFPLHLIGKFTSVLSVSLRLFGNILGGAIISKIYSSAALQYITVLDVSKFFIVNSFFKIIATSCALLMSLVLTICFTILEGFLQAFVFTILSLTYLSIAIRHESES, from the coding sequence ATGATTAATGTAAGTTTAACAGCAGATCATTTTTGGGATTTAAGTTCACTCTTAGGGGTGGAAAAAAATAATCTATTATTAGTTAATAGCACAACAGTACTGCATACCTGGGTTATAATGGGTCTGCTTTTTCTATCCATTCTTGTGATAAAACTAATCTCAAGACACAATACATTTGTCTATAACTGTATCATGGGTGTAGTTGCCTTTCTATGCGATACAGTTGAACAATCGATAGGCTTTTTTACACCTATGCATATCTGCTTTGTAGGATCATTATTTATTTTTATTTTAAGCTGCAACATTGCACCCATCATCCCTTGGCTTGAAGAGCCAACGCAAGACCTTAATACTACGTTAGCTTTAGGCTTGAGTGGATTTTTTTACACTCAAATTGCCGCTATACGTTCAATGGGCTTGTGGCACTATATAAAAACAGAATTTTTTAGCCCTTTGTGGCTTTTTCCTTTGCATTTGATAGGCAAATTTACTTCAGTTTTATCTGTTTCTTTACGTCTTTTTGGCAACATCCTTGGCGGAGCCATTATTTCAAAGATTTATAGCTCAGCTGCATTACAGTATATAACCGTGTTAGATGTTTCAAAGTTTTTCATTGTGAATAGTTTTTTCAAAATTATAGCTACAAGTTGTGCGTTGTTAATGAGTTTAGTGTTGACCATATGTTTTACAATCCTTGAAGGTTTCTTGCAGGCATTTGTATTTACTATCTTGTCGTTAACCTATTTATCGATAGCAATTAGGCATGAATCAGAATCTTGA